In Juglans microcarpa x Juglans regia isolate MS1-56 chromosome 7D, Jm3101_v1.0, whole genome shotgun sequence, the following are encoded in one genomic region:
- the LOC121238523 gene encoding uncharacterized protein LOC121238523, with translation MARWDEILSLPVQNPPTLEFSSADLVWSKVEGWRDKTNRVVLIPFARVDDFVRGESANKECPTRFHVEARRRRPPEMAYKPKVDGILEYILYWCSFGPDDHRKGGIVRPSRTTYVPKKKNAGRPNTKRGCTCHFIVKRLIAEPSVALIIYNEDKHIDKKGLPCHGPQDKKAAGTRAMFAPYISEDLRLRVLSLLYVGVSVETIMQRHNESVERQGGPCNRDDLLTHRYVRRQERSIRRSTYELDVDDAVSISMWVESHQDHIFYHEDFSDSGPFTLGIQTEWQLQQMIRFGNRSLLASDSRFGTNKLKYPVHSLVVFNSDNKAIPVAWIIAPRFASSDLHRWMRALYNRVRTKDPTWKLAGFIVDDPLSDVHTIRDVFECSVLICFWRVRHAWHKNLIKKCLATEMRVEISRRLGQAVDDICRRQGTVGLFEDLLEDFVDESDFVDYFKAIWYPRIGAWTAALESLPLASQETCAAMEFYHNQLNLRLLNEKDLGVYQRADWLVDKLGTKVHSYFWLDEYSGKDDFARYWKDEWVSGLTTWRKAWKIPDTDVIIEDRCAKVSDQLDRDKVYVVWNPGSQFGICNCSWAEMGNICEHMFKVINVRRHRGSTMPSISLLQYHKALIDLLHCPPHDSLIRDHAVSLAVCVQKQLYQLVDLDSCQTTLDSNQKLTVDNIEQETVEVPCADQDRQLVNQSNCMDEDISSHDENCGNVNNDPDSIVGDVGGGLIDMVASGNGICGEGAGEEIPCADMDAEPSSICISPPGLYSVDEVVARTVFSESGDRVLTNTGSKNPLPKDAFSDCNGFQDDILNKDCHESMMDVEPVSTDVAPTAEFREKHIVSHQNGLGENGVEPTVSGIHDADPNAPSISLPVESPVVDMDETSGIKEKNEGVDLNSGNGSITKNTSFAVNNISGDGVHDDIAHDSDVGHDTKAV, from the exons ATGGCCAGATGGGACGAGATTCTCTCCCTTCCTGTACAGAATCCTCCAACCTTGGAATTTTCTTCTGCTGACCTTGTGTGGTCAAAGGTGGAAGGTTGGCGTGACAAAACGAATAGAGTTGTTCTAATCCCATTTGCCAGAGTGGATGATTTTGTAAGGGGTGAATCTGCAAATAAAGAGTGTCCAACGAGATTTCATGTTGAAGCAAGGCGGCGACGACCTCCAGAGATGGCATACAAGCCAAAGGTGGATGGCATTCTTGAATATATTCT GTATTGGTGTTCTTTTGGTCCTGATGACCACCGGAAGGGTGGCATTGTACGACCCAGTAGAACTACGTATgtcccaaaaaagaaaaatgctggCAGACCAAATACTAAGAGAGGATGCACTTGCCACTTTATCGTGAAACGCTTAATTGCTGAACCATCAGTAGCACTCATCATATATAATGAAGATAAGCATATAGATAAAAAAGGGCTGCCTTGCCATGGTCCACAAGACAAGAAGGCTGCTGGAACACGTGCTATGTTTGCCCCATACATCTCAGAGGACCTCCGTCTGCGTGTCCTATCTCTACTATATGTTGGTGTTTCTGTGGAGACCATAATGCAAAGACACAATGAATCAGTAGAGAGACAGGGCGGTCCATGTAACCGTGATGACCTTTTAACCCATCGGTATGTTCGGAGACAGGAGAGGAGCATCCGACGTTCTACATATGAACTAGATGTAGATGATGCAGTCAGTATCAGCATGTGGGTTGAAAGCCACCAGGATCACATTTTCTATCATGAAGATTTCTCTGATTCTGGACCTTTTACATTGGGCATTCAAACAGAGTGGCAGTTGCAACAAATGATTAGGTTTGGTAATCGCAGCCTTCTGGCTTCTGATTCAAGGTTTGGAACAAATAAATTGAAg TACCCTGTTCACAGTCTTGTCGTGTTCAACTCTGACAACAAGGCTATCCCTGTGGCTTGGATAATAGCACCGAGGTTTGCAAGTTCAGATTTGCATAGATGGATGAGAGCTCTTTACAATAGAGTTCGCACGAAAGATCCCACTTGGAAGTTGGCTGGGTTCATTGTGGATGATCCTCTAAGTGATGTCCATACAATCAG GGATGTATTTGAGTGCTCTGTATTGATATGCTTTTGGCGTGTCCGTCATGCTTGGCATAAGAACTTAATAAAGAAATGTCTGGCAACTGAGATGCGAGTTGAGATATCAAGACGGCTTGGGCAGGCAGTGGATGACATCTGTCGAAGGCAGGGAACTGTTGGTTTGTTTGAGGATCTATTGGAGGATTTTGTTGACGAGTCAGATTTTGTGGATTACTTTAAGGCGATATGGTATCCTAGAATAG GAGCATGGACTGCGGCACTAGAATCTCTTCCCCTTGCCAGCCAGGAGACGTGTGCAGCAATGGAGTTTTATCACAATCAGTTGAATCTCAGGTTATTGAATGAGAAGGACCTTGGTGTTTACCAACGTGCTGATTGGTTGGTTGATAAGTTGGGTACAAAAGTTCATTCTTACTTCTGGCTTGATGAGTACTCAGGGAAGGATGATTTTGCACGATATTGGAAAGATGAGTGGGTGAGTGGATTGACTACTTGGCGGAAAGCATGGAAGATTCCAGACACTGATGTTATCATAGAGGATAGATGTGCAAAAGTTTCTGACCAGCTTGATCGAGATAAAGTTTATGTCGTCTGGAATCCCGGCTCGCAGTTTGGTATTTGCAATTGCAGTTGGGCTGAAATGGGCAATATTTGTGAGCATATGTTCAAAGTTATTAATGTACGCCGTCATCGAGGATCTACTATGCCATCTATCAGCCTATTGCAGTACCACAAGGCATTGATAGACTTACTACATTGCCCACCCCATGATTCTTTGATTCGCGATCATGCTGTTTCTTTAGCAGTTTGTGTACAAAAGCAGCTATATCAACTAGTTGATTTAGATAGCTGTCAAACTACGTTGGATTCCAATCAGAAGCTTACTGTAGACAACATTGAGCAGGAAACTGTTGAGGTGCCTTGTGCCGATCAAGATAGACAATTAGTGAATCAGAGTAACTGTATGGATGAAGACATATCTTCTCACGATGAAAATTGTGGGAATGTAAACAATGATCCTGACAGTATTGTAGGTGATGTTGGTGGTGGGCTGATTGATATGGTTGCCAGTGGAAATGGCATTTGTGGTGAGGGGGCTGGTGAAGAAATTCCTTGTGCTGATATGGATGCTGAGCCATCATCCATCTGTATTTCTCCACCTGGATTGTATTCTGTTGATGAGGTTGTAGCTCGCACTGTCTTTTCGGAAAGCGGGGATAGAGTCTTGACTAATACAGGGAGCAAGAATCCACTCCCCAAAGATGCTTTCAGTGATTGTAATGGGTTTCAAGATGATATCTTAAATAAAGATTGCCATGAAAGTATGATGGATGTGGAGCCAGTATCAACTGATGTTGCTCCAACTGCAGAGTTTCGGGAGAAACACATAGTGAGCCATCAAAATGGTCTTGGAGAGAATGGTGTTGAGCCTACAGTTTCTGGCATTCATGATGCCGATCCCAATGCCCCGTCCATATCCTTGCCTGTCGAGTCACCGGTGGTTGATATGGATGAAACTTCTGGCATCAAGGAGAAGAATGAAGGTGTAGACTTGAATAGTGGAAATGGAAGCATAACTAAGAACACATCCTTTGCTGTCAATAATATCTCAGGAGATGGTGTTCATGATGATATTGCACATGATTCTGATGTTGGTCATGACACAAAGGCAGTTTGA
- the LOC121238518 gene encoding uncharacterized protein LOC121238518 isoform X2, with protein sequence MVLHSVSETDTPVAPVASQSPSPPQSQSNRQPQPPMASSVLSSKRPPLRSFAFSNYKWPLDHSTTTNHHHRFRYGLAGLTRDSELRPNYSFPVNEDHRRRVARKLGESTLSAGSEPRVASPLKYDHHSSKLAGSTWRGSESENRNDPVRNGGKNGLPSFGVPERMIGKEAKKTSDKKPVNSGREIGKPEEKPMESDPKSKILIRLRTKNKTGATEDEDRAAEAPAQTSSAAAAEVEEPAQKTWNLRPRKPATKRLDADGVRGATRTDGAPVQETKTQSPARAESARARNETDAKVSEKRPKLSISLSRKEIEEDILVFTGSKPARRPKKRAKNVQKQLDSVFPGLWLGSITPETYRVSDAPGKC encoded by the exons ATGGTGTTACACTCTGTATCCGAAACTGATACACCAGTAGCGCCAGTAGCGTCTCAATCACCGTCACCACCACAATCACAATCAAATCGGCAACCACAACCACCCATGGCCTCCTCCGTTTTGTCTTCGAAGCGTCCACCTCTCAGAAGCTTCGCTTTCTCCAACTACAAGTGGCCCCTTGACCACTCCACCACCACCAATCATCACCACCGGTTTCGCTACGGACTTGCCGGTTTGACTCGCGACTCGGAGCTCCGGCCAAATTATTCTTTCCCGGTCAATGAAGATCATCGTCGCCGGGTGGCCCGCAAACTCGGAGAGTCGACTCTGTCTGCTGGCTCGGAACCTCGGGTCGCTTCTCCGCTCAAGTACGATCACCACAGCAGTAAACTCGCCGGTTCGACTTGGAGGGGTTCTGAATCGGAGAATCGGAATGATCCGGTGAGAAACGGTGGGAAAAATGGCCTTCCCTCCTTTGGTGTTCCAGAGCGCATGATCGGAAAGGAAGCTAAGAAAACTTCGGATAAGAAGCCGGTTAACTCTGGCCGGGAGATCGGAAAACCGGAGGAGAAACCAATGGAATCCGATCCGAAATCGAAGATCCTCATTCGTCTCCGAACCAAGAACAAGACTGGTGCTACTGAAGATGAGGATCGTGCCGCAGAAGCACCGGCTCAAACATCATCTGCAGCTGCCGCCGAAGTCGAAGAACCGGCGCAGAAGACGTGGAATCTGCGGCCAAGAAAACCGGCGACTAAGCGTCTCGACGCCGACGGAGTAAGAGGAGCAACTAGAACTGATGGAGCACCGGTGCAGGAGACCAAAACCCAGTCTCCGGCTCGCGCTGAATCTGCTCGAGCCCGAAACGAAACGGACGCGAAAGTTTCGGAGAAAAGGCCGAAACTTTCGATCTCGCTGTCGAGAAAGGAGATTGAAGAGGATATCCTCGTGTTCACTGGGTCCAAGCCCGCCAGGAGGCCCAAGAAGCGAGCGAAGAACGTTCAGAAACAGCTCGAT AGTGTTTTTCCGGGATTGTGGCTCGGTTCGATTACGCCGGAGACATATAGGGTTAGTGATGCTCCTGGGAAG TGCTAG
- the LOC121238519 gene encoding UPF0481 protein At3g47200-like, translating into MTGAFTATGSGEKKQVLPGRKEFIIDVSPAIEPGQWPECCIYRVPELLRRVEKEAYTPKLVHIGPLHYSMQQPKDIEIQKLRYLKEFCERTKKSQNDLAGIIQSDELKIRHCYSETFDQINSEEFVKMILLDAIFIIEFILRSQNAVGSYKDHILSKPCLAHYIEHDLILLENQLPYFVLKKLYNFALDVEKNQQGKAPDPFLKLACNFLLQKPDAVTEENEVKHLTDLLRTYYNLPHLSSKSFESADRFYQVCSATKLDEVGVKFKLAPATSGLLDIKFKKKYKYLDWCPCLTFTWLLACLPWLKCFACLELMQPLFEMPRLVIDDVTEGIFRNIMALEQCHYPMEAHFCNYVILLDYIINDEKDIELLVEKKIIVNMLGSHTAAAAFFNKLCLQIVTNGRSCYAEVIKGLRTHYDDHWSRIMATMARVYFGDFWRGAATVIGLILLVNSLWGLLQPFVMKK; encoded by the coding sequence ATGACCGGAGCATTTACTGCCACTGGTTCAGGTGAGAAAAAGCAAGTACTACCTGGACGCAAAGAGTTTATCATTGACGTTTCGCCTGCAATAGAGCCTGGTCAATGGCCCGAGTGTTGCATCTACAGGGTCCCCGAGTTGCTTCGCCGGGTAGAAAAAGAAGCCTACACTCCTAAACTAGTTCATATCGGCCCTCTCCATTACAGCATGCAGCAACCCAAGGATATAGAAATTCAGAAACTTCGATATTTGAAGGAATTCTGTGAACGGACTAAGAAGAGTCAGAATGATCTTGCAGGCATCATTCAAAGCGACGAGTTAAAAATCCGACATTGCTATTCAGAGACCTTTGATCAGATTAACAGTGAAGAGTTTGTGAAAATGATTCTATTGGATGCTATTTTCATCATTGAGTTCATCTTGAGGAGTCAAAACGCGGTAGGAAGTTACAAAGATCATATATTAAGTAAACCATGCTTAGCACATTATATAGAGCATGACTTAATATTACTTGAGAATCAGCTtccatattttgttttgaagaaacTATATAACTTTGCCCTCGATGTAGAAAAAAATCAGCAGGGTAAGGCTCCTGATCCCTTTCTTAAGCTTGCCTGTAATTTCTTACTCCAAAAGCCGGACGCGGTGACCGAGGAGAACGAAGTGAAACATCTCACAGATTTACTGAGGACGTATTACAATCTTCCGCACCTAAGCTCGAAGTCTTTTGAGAGCGCAGATCGATTTTATCAAGTATGTAGTGCAACAAAGCTGGACGAAGTAGGAGTGAAATTCAAGCTAGCTCCAGCTACATCAGGCTTACTTGacataaaattcaaaaagaaatataagTACCTGGACTGGTGTCCATGTTTAACTTTTACATGGCTCTTGGCTTGCTTACCTTGGTTGAAATGCTTTGCGTGCTTGGAGCTTATGCAACCTTTGTTTGAAATGCCACGCTTGGTGATAGATGACGTGACTGAAGGTATTTTCCGAAACATCATGGCACTGGAGCAGTGTCACTATCCAATGGAAGCCCACTTCTGCAATTACGTTATACTATTGGATTATATCATCAACGACGAAAAAGATATAGAATTGCTTGTTGAGAAAAAGATCATCGTTAACATGCTCGGTAGCCATACTGCAGCTGCGGCTTTTTTTAACAAACTCTGCCTTCAGATTGTGACTAATGGCCGATCGTGTTACGCCGAGGTAATTAAAGGACTTCGAACACATTATGATGACCATTGGAGCCGTATTATGGCAACCATGGCAAGGGTTTATTTCGGCGACTTTTGGAGAGGCGCTGCAACTGTGATTGGACTAATATTATTGGTCAACTCTCTCTGGGGACTCCTTCAGCCTTTTGTTatgaagaaatga
- the LOC121238518 gene encoding uncharacterized protein LOC121238518 isoform X1, which produces MVLHSVSETDTPVAPVASQSPSPPQSQSNRQPQPPMASSVLSSKRPPLRSFAFSNYKWPLDHSTTTNHHHRFRYGLAGLTRDSELRPNYSFPVNEDHRRRVARKLGESTLSAGSEPRVASPLKYDHHSSKLAGSTWRGSESENRNDPVRNGGKNGLPSFGVPERMIGKEAKKTSDKKPVNSGREIGKPEEKPMESDPKSKILIRLRTKNKTGATEDEDRAAEAPAQTSSAAAAEVEEPAQKTWNLRPRKPATKRLDADGVRGATRTDGAPVQETKTQSPARAESARARNETDAKVSEKRPKLSISLSRKEIEEDILVFTGSKPARRPKKRAKNVQKQLDSVFPGLWLGSITPETYRVSDAPGKAL; this is translated from the exons ATGGTGTTACACTCTGTATCCGAAACTGATACACCAGTAGCGCCAGTAGCGTCTCAATCACCGTCACCACCACAATCACAATCAAATCGGCAACCACAACCACCCATGGCCTCCTCCGTTTTGTCTTCGAAGCGTCCACCTCTCAGAAGCTTCGCTTTCTCCAACTACAAGTGGCCCCTTGACCACTCCACCACCACCAATCATCACCACCGGTTTCGCTACGGACTTGCCGGTTTGACTCGCGACTCGGAGCTCCGGCCAAATTATTCTTTCCCGGTCAATGAAGATCATCGTCGCCGGGTGGCCCGCAAACTCGGAGAGTCGACTCTGTCTGCTGGCTCGGAACCTCGGGTCGCTTCTCCGCTCAAGTACGATCACCACAGCAGTAAACTCGCCGGTTCGACTTGGAGGGGTTCTGAATCGGAGAATCGGAATGATCCGGTGAGAAACGGTGGGAAAAATGGCCTTCCCTCCTTTGGTGTTCCAGAGCGCATGATCGGAAAGGAAGCTAAGAAAACTTCGGATAAGAAGCCGGTTAACTCTGGCCGGGAGATCGGAAAACCGGAGGAGAAACCAATGGAATCCGATCCGAAATCGAAGATCCTCATTCGTCTCCGAACCAAGAACAAGACTGGTGCTACTGAAGATGAGGATCGTGCCGCAGAAGCACCGGCTCAAACATCATCTGCAGCTGCCGCCGAAGTCGAAGAACCGGCGCAGAAGACGTGGAATCTGCGGCCAAGAAAACCGGCGACTAAGCGTCTCGACGCCGACGGAGTAAGAGGAGCAACTAGAACTGATGGAGCACCGGTGCAGGAGACCAAAACCCAGTCTCCGGCTCGCGCTGAATCTGCTCGAGCCCGAAACGAAACGGACGCGAAAGTTTCGGAGAAAAGGCCGAAACTTTCGATCTCGCTGTCGAGAAAGGAGATTGAAGAGGATATCCTCGTGTTCACTGGGTCCAAGCCCGCCAGGAGGCCCAAGAAGCGAGCGAAGAACGTTCAGAAACAGCTCGAT AGTGTTTTTCCGGGATTGTGGCTCGGTTCGATTACGCCGGAGACATATAGGGTTAGTGATGCTCCTGGGAAG GCCTTGTGA
- the LOC121238518 gene encoding uncharacterized protein LOC121238518 isoform X3 encodes MVLHSVSETDTPVAPVASQSPSPPQSQSNRQPQPPMASSVLSSKRPPLRSFAFSNYKWPLDHSTTTNHHHRFRYGLAGLTRDSELRPNYSFPVNEDHRRRVARKLGESTLSAGSEPRVASPLKYDHHSSKLAGSTWRGSESENRNDPVRNGGKNGLPSFGVPERMIGKEAKKTSDKKPVNSGREIGKPEEKPMESDPKSKILIRLRTKNKTGATEDEDRAAEAPAQTSSAAAAEVEEPAQKTWNLRPRKPATKRLDADGVRGATRTDGAPVQETKTQSPARAESARARNETDAKVSEKRPKLSISLSRKEIEEDILVFTGSKPARRPKKRAKNVQKQLDSVFPGLWLGSITPETYRAL; translated from the exons ATGGTGTTACACTCTGTATCCGAAACTGATACACCAGTAGCGCCAGTAGCGTCTCAATCACCGTCACCACCACAATCACAATCAAATCGGCAACCACAACCACCCATGGCCTCCTCCGTTTTGTCTTCGAAGCGTCCACCTCTCAGAAGCTTCGCTTTCTCCAACTACAAGTGGCCCCTTGACCACTCCACCACCACCAATCATCACCACCGGTTTCGCTACGGACTTGCCGGTTTGACTCGCGACTCGGAGCTCCGGCCAAATTATTCTTTCCCGGTCAATGAAGATCATCGTCGCCGGGTGGCCCGCAAACTCGGAGAGTCGACTCTGTCTGCTGGCTCGGAACCTCGGGTCGCTTCTCCGCTCAAGTACGATCACCACAGCAGTAAACTCGCCGGTTCGACTTGGAGGGGTTCTGAATCGGAGAATCGGAATGATCCGGTGAGAAACGGTGGGAAAAATGGCCTTCCCTCCTTTGGTGTTCCAGAGCGCATGATCGGAAAGGAAGCTAAGAAAACTTCGGATAAGAAGCCGGTTAACTCTGGCCGGGAGATCGGAAAACCGGAGGAGAAACCAATGGAATCCGATCCGAAATCGAAGATCCTCATTCGTCTCCGAACCAAGAACAAGACTGGTGCTACTGAAGATGAGGATCGTGCCGCAGAAGCACCGGCTCAAACATCATCTGCAGCTGCCGCCGAAGTCGAAGAACCGGCGCAGAAGACGTGGAATCTGCGGCCAAGAAAACCGGCGACTAAGCGTCTCGACGCCGACGGAGTAAGAGGAGCAACTAGAACTGATGGAGCACCGGTGCAGGAGACCAAAACCCAGTCTCCGGCTCGCGCTGAATCTGCTCGAGCCCGAAACGAAACGGACGCGAAAGTTTCGGAGAAAAGGCCGAAACTTTCGATCTCGCTGTCGAGAAAGGAGATTGAAGAGGATATCCTCGTGTTCACTGGGTCCAAGCCCGCCAGGAGGCCCAAGAAGCGAGCGAAGAACGTTCAGAAACAGCTCGAT AGTGTTTTTCCGGGATTGTGGCTCGGTTCGATTACGCCGGAGACATATAGG GCCTTGTGA
- the LOC121238520 gene encoding UPF0481 protein At3g47200-like: protein MAKMAGPAATDSDPIGKELDDCKELLIDIPLALEPPLWPECCIYRVPKRLREINEKAYTPRLVSIGPFHHRREELRNMEVQKLRYLRDFCYRTRTSHEDLAVIIQRSEVKIRRCYSETFEISSEEFVRMILLDAVFIIELFLKKSENSTDHILHQPCMERGIRSDLILLENQVPFFVLEELKEGLSKKVFSSSFLELSCQFFQSYGKPPEYCSTREVKHFTDLVRNFFFPPTKPTPISPPPNQKVSESKSTIQCLYTATKLGEAALKFRPAGDRSLLEIRFPESKCLENCPCLNLSWLISCLPCLKTTFLARMQRFLEVPPFLVDDKTEGLFRNLMALEQCHYPSQTFICDYVVLLDNLITTKKDVSLLVEKKVIVNELGSNIAVTDLINKLGLEIEENGTFYSDLSKRLNGYYENTWNRLVATLTSVYFHDFWRGTATVIGLVVLALTMWNFIRLFRRWH, encoded by the coding sequence ATGGCAAAGATGGCCGGCCCCGCAGCTACAGATTCTGATCCCATTGGAAAAGAACTCGATGATTGCAAAGAGCTGTTAATCGACATACCACTTGCTCTGGAGCCTCCTCTTTGGCCGGAGTGCTGCATCTACAGGGTTCCCAAGAGACTTCGGGAGATAAATGAAAAGGCATACACCCCGAGGCTGGTTTCGATTGGCCCATTTCATCACCGCCGGGAAGAACTGAGGAACATGGAAGTGCAAAAACTGAGATATTTGAGGGATTTCTGTTACCGAACTCGGACGAGCCACGAGGATCTTGCAGTCATCATCCAGCGAAGCGAAGTGAAAATCCGCCGTTGCTATTCAGAGACCTTCGAGATCAGCAGTGAAGAGTTTGTGCGCATGATACTGTTGGATGCTGTCTTCATAATTGAGCTTTTCTtgaagaaatctgaaaattcaaCAGACCATATATTACATCAACCGTGTATGGAACGAGGTATAAGGTCTGACCTGATTCTACTTGAGAATCAGGTCCCTTTTTTCGTTCTTGAGGAGCTCAAAGAAGGGCTGAGCAAAAAGGTGTTTAGTTCCAGCTTTCTCGAGCTTTCTTGCCAGTTCTTTCAGAGTTATGGAAAGCCGCCAGAGTACTGCAGTACCCGGGAAGTAAAACATTTCACAGATTTGGtaagaaattttttctttccaccAACAAAACCTACTCCTATCAGCCCACCACCGAACCAGAAAGTTTCAGAAAGTAAAAGTACTATTCAATGCCTATATACAGCGACAAAGCTTGGCGAGGCAGCGTTAAAATTCAGGCCAGCTGGGGATAGAAGTTTGCTTGAAATAAGATTTCCTGAGAGTAAATGCTTGGAAAACTGCCCGTGCTTGAACTTGTCATGGCTCATATCTTGCTTACCATGCTTGAAAACCACATTCTTGGCACGAATGCAACGTTTCTTGGAAGTTCCACCCTTTCTGGTAGACGACAAAACTGAAGGTCTTTTCCGAAACCTCATGGCCTTGGAGCAGTGTCACTACCCATCTCAAACTTTCATCTGCGATTATGTTGTGCTGTTGGATAATCTCATCACCACTAAAAAAGACGTCAGTTTGCTTGTTGAAAAGAAGGTTATTGTCAACGAGCTAGGTAGCAACATTGCAGTGACGGATCTAATCAACAAACTCGGCCTTGAGATTGAAGAAAATGGAACCTTTTACTCGGATCTCAGTAAAAGGCTTAATGGATACTACGAAAACACTTGGAACCGTCTCGTGGCAACCTTGACAAGTGTGTATTTCCACGATTTCTGGAGAGGAACTGCAACTGTAATTGGTCTCGTTGTCCTGGCTCTCACTATGTGGAATTTTATTAGGCTTTTTAGAAGGTGGCATTGA
- the LOC121238522 gene encoding uncharacterized protein LOC121238522: protein MMEDEKEGSRDYGHWWWALASGAQLGLGVSSYRRGYAGDSRLMPLKAFVVASLFVGAAASTAVSVLKASGIHKVEDLMEVGANIRAGLGVRPRARDE from the exons ATGATGGAGGATGAGAAGGAAGGTAGTAGGGACTACGGCCACTGGTGGTGGGCACTTGCAAGTGGGGCTCAGTTAGGGTTGGGCGTATCGTCTTACAGAAGGGGCTACGCCGGCGACTCACGCCTCATGCCCTTGAAAGCCTTCGTCGTCGCCTCTCTCTTCGTCGGCGCCGCTGCCTCTACCGCCGTATCAGTTCTCAAGGCCTCCGGCATCCACAAG GTGGAAGACCTCATGGAAGTGGGTGCAAATATAAGAGCTGGACTTGGTGTTCGTCCAAGGGCGAGAGATGAATAa
- the LOC121238518 gene encoding uncharacterized protein LOC121238518 isoform X4: protein MVLHSVSETDTPVAPVASQSPSPPQSQSNRQPQPPMASSVLSSKRPPLRSFAFSNYKWPLDHSTTTNHHHRFRYGLAGLTRDSELRPNYSFPVNEDHRRRVARKLGESTLSAGSEPRVASPLKYDHHSSKLAGSTWRGSESENRNDPVRNGGKNGLPSFGVPERMIGKEAKKTSDKKPVNSGREIGKPEEKPMESDPKSKILIRLRTKNKTGATEDEDRAAEAPAQTSSAAAAEVEEPAQKTWNLRPRKPATKRLDADGVRGATRTDGAPVQETKTQSPARAESARARNETDAKVSEKRPKLSISLSRKEIEEDILVFTGSKPARRPKKRAKNVQKQLDSVFPGLWLGSITPETYRC, encoded by the exons ATGGTGTTACACTCTGTATCCGAAACTGATACACCAGTAGCGCCAGTAGCGTCTCAATCACCGTCACCACCACAATCACAATCAAATCGGCAACCACAACCACCCATGGCCTCCTCCGTTTTGTCTTCGAAGCGTCCACCTCTCAGAAGCTTCGCTTTCTCCAACTACAAGTGGCCCCTTGACCACTCCACCACCACCAATCATCACCACCGGTTTCGCTACGGACTTGCCGGTTTGACTCGCGACTCGGAGCTCCGGCCAAATTATTCTTTCCCGGTCAATGAAGATCATCGTCGCCGGGTGGCCCGCAAACTCGGAGAGTCGACTCTGTCTGCTGGCTCGGAACCTCGGGTCGCTTCTCCGCTCAAGTACGATCACCACAGCAGTAAACTCGCCGGTTCGACTTGGAGGGGTTCTGAATCGGAGAATCGGAATGATCCGGTGAGAAACGGTGGGAAAAATGGCCTTCCCTCCTTTGGTGTTCCAGAGCGCATGATCGGAAAGGAAGCTAAGAAAACTTCGGATAAGAAGCCGGTTAACTCTGGCCGGGAGATCGGAAAACCGGAGGAGAAACCAATGGAATCCGATCCGAAATCGAAGATCCTCATTCGTCTCCGAACCAAGAACAAGACTGGTGCTACTGAAGATGAGGATCGTGCCGCAGAAGCACCGGCTCAAACATCATCTGCAGCTGCCGCCGAAGTCGAAGAACCGGCGCAGAAGACGTGGAATCTGCGGCCAAGAAAACCGGCGACTAAGCGTCTCGACGCCGACGGAGTAAGAGGAGCAACTAGAACTGATGGAGCACCGGTGCAGGAGACCAAAACCCAGTCTCCGGCTCGCGCTGAATCTGCTCGAGCCCGAAACGAAACGGACGCGAAAGTTTCGGAGAAAAGGCCGAAACTTTCGATCTCGCTGTCGAGAAAGGAGATTGAAGAGGATATCCTCGTGTTCACTGGGTCCAAGCCCGCCAGGAGGCCCAAGAAGCGAGCGAAGAACGTTCAGAAACAGCTCGAT AGTGTTTTTCCGGGATTGTGGCTCGGTTCGATTACGCCGGAGACATATAGG TGCTAG